The DNA segment GGAACTCTTTCTTGCTACTTAAGGTTTTGATCTGATTTTGAATTTTTGTTTTTTCAGTATGTAGCTTAATTAGATTATTGTTCCTTTCAATTTCTTCTAATTTTAGTGATGTTAGCTTTTTAGAATAGAAATCTGATGCCTGCTTAAGGTTTACAACGTTTATTTGTTCATTCTTACCTCCGATATCCCTGTTTTCCTGAAGAAATGCCAACTCTTCTCTTAGAATGGACAGGTAAGTGTTTTCAAGACTGATTTTATCTTCAGTGTTTTTAAGTTGTTTTTCCAGTTCCTTCAACTCTTTAGATTTAACGGATTTGTCCAAATAGTTTTGCTGGTGATTTACAGATAGTACAGTAACTTGTCCTTCGGCCTTTACCTGTACACTTTTTGAGTCGATAAAAGGGGAGAGCCTGATGAATTTTAAAATTGATTTTCCCGGTGCTAAATCAACAGTTTTTTTTCTTGTAACCTGGGCTCCCTCAATAAAAACAGTTACTTCCTTTACTTCGGTTGTTAGTTCTTTTTCAGTAATTTCCCCGGAATAAATAAAATTACTGAAAACAAGGCTAAAGATTAAAATACTTATTGCTCTCATCTTTTATGGTTTATTAGTTTAAAATTTTCATCATATAATCCTATGAGGAGACTATTTCCTTTTTTGTCAACTTTAATACCTCCGTATTTAGCGACTTCATATTTTTGAGCATCTCCTTCCTGGAAAAAATAAGATTCAGCTCCAATGTTTATGCTCCAATTTCCGTTTGTATATTCAATCAGATATTCATCATCGTAAACAGGTAGCTGATCGTCTTGAATTCTTACTCTGTTTGCTATTTTGTTTGAGTCTAATTTCACGACGCAATAGCCTCTCTTTGAGATACTGTCGTAATTTACCTTCTCCGATATTTTATACCTTAATCGCATATAATCACCCTGCATTAACGATCGGGGATCAACAGGGGCCAATTCCAATAAAACAAGTGTACCTTCCGATAGCAATTCTTCTTTCTTCATAATTGAGTTGGTAAAAAAAACAAGTACTACCAGCAAATTGGCAAGAATGATAATTTTCTTATAGTTTTTCATCTCCGACAAGCTTTTTAACTGTAAATAAATAGAACATAATAAATACTGTTCCCGAAGAAAATAATATGATTGATTTAGTAAGTAATGTATAGTTTAAATCGTAATAATATTGAGATAGAAAGTATACGAATGAAATTATACCAATTACAAACCCCGTTTTATAATTGATTAAGAAACTTAATAAAACGATAAGAATTGCTCCGGATATAGATGGAGAAAATACTGTTGGAATAAGTACCAAAGCACTTGTTATATAAACAAGTGTTTTATTATTAGCTGATTTTATTCCTAAAATATCTAAAATTCGATAAACCAAATACATAATTGCCGAAAACATAACAATTGATGATAGCCAAATATAATCTTGAGAAATATTGAATAGGTCTTTAATACTAATTATACCTAAACCGTAAATCAATGAGAAAATAAAGCCTACTCTAATTGGATTATACATCTTTGATAGCTTTTTATATGAAGCAATAATTTTAGCTTCATTTAGCATAAAGTATATCAACAAAAATGCAGTAGCAGCTATGTATAAATGGATTAAATTATAAGCGTCATTTTCTATTATCAGACCCATAAGGCTACCGCTTGTAATTAGAATTGAGATAAATGATAGAATATAACTTTGAATTAGATATAATGTAAAAGCAGCTATTGCCACAAATAATAGCAATATTATATTGTCATCAATATCGTATTGATCCATTCCGAAAGCAAGTAGAGCATATGCAATTACATAAGTAGAAACACTTAATGTATCTATAATAATTTTATCATAAGCTTTATTTAGTAATATAGAAGCAACAATAAATACTACCCCAAAAAATATCAGACCAAATTTTGAATCGTATAATCCTGCAATTAACAGAAAGCCCATAAAGGCTAAAGTTGCCAATAAACCACCAAAAACAGACAGTACCTTTATAGCTAAACTGGATTTGTTTTCTTCTTGTTGCCTGTACTCTTTTACAATTGATAATTCGTCGTATTTAAATTCAGTATTATCCGAAAGCTGAATTTTCGCTATTATTTCTTTAATATATTCCTGCTTATCCATTATTCCACTTTTTTTGAAGGTTAATCAGGTTTTTAATAACTAAAGTAACACTTGTAATAATAAATAAGCTTACGAAGAAAAACATTGCTTCATCTTCTGATATCTTTATGAGTAGTGCCGATATAATTACTATAACACTGAATGGAATTATTGAAAGGTAAAATCCACTTTTAATATTCAGG comes from the Bacteroidota bacterium genome and includes:
- a CDS encoding GDYXXLXY domain-containing protein; amino-acid sequence: MKNYKKIIILANLLVVLVFFTNSIMKKEELLSEGTLVLLELAPVDPRSLMQGDYMRLRYKISEKVNYDSISKRGYCVVKLDSNKIANRVRIQDDQLPVYDDEYLIEYTNGNWSINIGAESYFFQEGDAQKYEVAKYGGIKVDKKGNSLLIGLYDENFKLINHKR
- a CDS encoding DUF4401 domain-containing protein, producing MDKQEYIKEIIAKIQLSDNTEFKYDELSIVKEYRQQEENKSSLAIKVLSVFGGLLATLAFMGFLLIAGLYDSKFGLIFFGVVFIVASILLNKAYDKIIIDTLSVSTYVIAYALLAFGMDQYDIDDNIILLLFVAIAAFTLYLIQSYILSFISILITSGSLMGLIIENDAYNLIHLYIAATAFLLIYFMLNEAKIIASYKKLSKMYNPIRVGFIFSLIYGLGIISIKDLFNISQDYIWLSSIVMFSAIMYLVYRILDILGIKSANNKTLVYITSALVLIPTVFSPSISGAILIVLLSFLINYKTGFVIGIISFVYFLSQYYYDLNYTLLTKSIILFSSGTVFIMFYLFTVKKLVGDEKL